A single window of Theropithecus gelada isolate Dixy chromosome 9, Tgel_1.0, whole genome shotgun sequence DNA harbors:
- the COMTD1 gene encoding catechol O-methyltransferase domain-containing protein 1 isoform X1, whose amino-acid sequence MTQPVPRLSVPAALALGSAALGAAFATGLFLGRRCPPWRGRREQCLLPPEDSPLWQYLLSRSMREHPALRSLRLLTLEQPQGDSMMTCEQAQLLANLARLIQAKKALDLGTFTGYSALALALALPADGRVVTCEVEAQPPELGRPLWRQAEAEHKIDLRLKPALQTLDELLAAGEAGTFDVAVVDADKENCAAYYERCLQLLRPGGILAVLRSPALVTSRLGTSLRGPASCLGTSLRDPASLRGTAFRPGTSLRSPASHGPVGPALPQVLWRGKVLQPPKGDVAAECVRNLNERIRRDVRVYISLLPLGDGLTLAFKI is encoded by the exons ATGACCCAGCCGGTGCCCCGGCTCTCCGTGCCCGCCGCGCTGGCCCTGGGCTCAGCCGCGCTGGGCGCGGCCTTCGCCACTGGCCTCTTCCTGG GAAGGCGGTGCCCCCCATGGCGAGGCCGGCGAGAGCAGTGCCTTCTTCCCCCCGAGGACAGCCCGCTGTGGCAGTATCTTCTGAGCCGCTCCATGCGGGAGCACCCGGCGCTGCGAAGCCTGAGGCTG CTGACCCTGGAGCAGCCGCAGGGGGATTCCATGATGACCTGCGAGCAGGCCCAGCTCTTGGCCAACCTGGCGCGGCTCATCCAGGCCAAGAAGGCGCTGGACCTGG GCACCTTCACGGGCTActctgccctggccctggccctggcgcTGCCCGCAGACGGGCGCGTGGTGACCTGCGAGGTGGAAGCGCAGCCCCCGGAGCTGGGGCGGCCCCTGTGGAGGCAG GCCGAGGCGGAGCACAAGATCGACCTCCGGCTGAAGCCCGCCCTGCAGACCCTGG ACGAACTGCTGGCGGCGGGCGAGGCCGGCACCTTCGACGTGGCCGTGGTGGATGCGGACAAGGAGAACTGCGCTGCCTACTACGAGCGCTGCCTGCAGCTGCTGCGACCCGGAGGCATCCTCGCCGTCCTCAGA TCTCCGGCTCTGGTCACCTCCCGCCTGGGCACCTCCCTCCGAGGCCCCGCCTCCTGCCTGGGCACCTCCCTCCGAGACCCCGCCTCCCTCCGAGGCACCGCCTTCCGCCCGGGCACCTCCCTCCGAAGCCCCGCCTCCCACGGCCCGGTTGGCCCCGCCCTCCCGCAGGTCCTGTGGCGCGGGAAGGTGCTGCAACCTCCGAAAGGGGACGTGGCGGCCGAGTGTGTGCGAAACCTAAACGAACGCATCCGGCGGGACGTCAGGGTCTACATCAGCCTCCTGCCCCTGGGCGATGGCCTCACCTTGGCCTTCAAGATCTAG
- the COMTD1 gene encoding catechol O-methyltransferase domain-containing protein 1 isoform X2: protein MTQPVPRLSVPAALALGSAALGAAFATGLFLGRRCPPWRGRREQCLLPPEDSPLWQYLLSRSMREHPALRSLRLLTLEQPQGDSMMTCEQAQLLANLARLIQAKKALDLGTFTGYSALALALALPADGRVVTCEVEAQPPELGRPLWRQAEAEHKIDLRLKPALQTLDELLAAGEAGTFDVAVVDADKENCAAYYERCLQLLRPGGILAVLRVLWRGKVLQPPKGDVAAECVRNLNERIRRDVRVYISLLPLGDGLTLAFKI, encoded by the exons ATGACCCAGCCGGTGCCCCGGCTCTCCGTGCCCGCCGCGCTGGCCCTGGGCTCAGCCGCGCTGGGCGCGGCCTTCGCCACTGGCCTCTTCCTGG GAAGGCGGTGCCCCCCATGGCGAGGCCGGCGAGAGCAGTGCCTTCTTCCCCCCGAGGACAGCCCGCTGTGGCAGTATCTTCTGAGCCGCTCCATGCGGGAGCACCCGGCGCTGCGAAGCCTGAGGCTG CTGACCCTGGAGCAGCCGCAGGGGGATTCCATGATGACCTGCGAGCAGGCCCAGCTCTTGGCCAACCTGGCGCGGCTCATCCAGGCCAAGAAGGCGCTGGACCTGG GCACCTTCACGGGCTActctgccctggccctggccctggcgcTGCCCGCAGACGGGCGCGTGGTGACCTGCGAGGTGGAAGCGCAGCCCCCGGAGCTGGGGCGGCCCCTGTGGAGGCAG GCCGAGGCGGAGCACAAGATCGACCTCCGGCTGAAGCCCGCCCTGCAGACCCTGG ACGAACTGCTGGCGGCGGGCGAGGCCGGCACCTTCGACGTGGCCGTGGTGGATGCGGACAAGGAGAACTGCGCTGCCTACTACGAGCGCTGCCTGCAGCTGCTGCGACCCGGAGGCATCCTCGCCGTCCTCAGA GTCCTGTGGCGCGGGAAGGTGCTGCAACCTCCGAAAGGGGACGTGGCGGCCGAGTGTGTGCGAAACCTAAACGAACGCATCCGGCGGGACGTCAGGGTCTACATCAGCCTCCTGCCCCTGGGCGATGGCCTCACCTTGGCCTTCAAGATCTAG